A portion of the Magnetovibrio sp. PR-2 genome contains these proteins:
- a CDS encoding zinc-finger domain-containing protein: protein MTDAAPTIVTTSTVACDGDNAVGGHPRVYVKIDSVTHKAECPYCSKQFELDPNAKVEAH, encoded by the coding sequence ATGACTGACGCGGCACCAACCATTGTGACCACCTCCACCGTTGCCTGCGACGGCGACAACGCTGTTGGCGGCCACCCGCGTGTGTATGTGAAAATCGATTCCGTCACCCACAAGGCGGAATGCCCCTACTGTTCCAAACAGTTCGAGCTGGATCCCAACGCCAAAGTCGAAGCCCACTAG
- a CDS encoding ABC transporter ATP-binding protein, whose translation MPDNAVEIRGLSKTYAASGKQTEMHALKGLDLDIPRGSFFGLLGPNGAGKSTLINILAGLVLKSSGTVRIWDYDITDAPRRAKRSIGIVPQELNIDPYFSPREALEVQAGLYGVPKSQRRTEEILEAVGLMDKADAYARRLSGGMRRRLLVAKALVHTPPVLVLDEPTAGVDVELRRQLWDYVRRLNEDGTTVLLTTHYLEEAEELCDRIAIINHGQVIACDETKNLMGKLDSKCVNVMLTDDLDDIPDPLAALGAQLIGPRELQFTYQPSHTQTSDIISAVQDAGLTFAELTTKEPELEDIFVQLTSQPDQDRA comes from the coding sequence ATGCCCGACAACGCCGTTGAAATTCGCGGTTTATCAAAGACTTATGCAGCCTCCGGCAAGCAAACTGAAATGCACGCCTTAAAGGGCTTGGACTTGGATATCCCGCGCGGTTCGTTCTTTGGCCTGTTGGGCCCCAACGGGGCGGGCAAGTCGACGCTGATCAATATCTTGGCCGGATTGGTCCTCAAATCGTCCGGAACGGTGCGAATCTGGGACTATGACATCACCGATGCCCCACGCCGGGCCAAACGCTCCATCGGCATTGTGCCCCAAGAGCTTAACATCGATCCCTACTTTTCACCCCGCGAAGCGTTGGAAGTCCAGGCCGGCCTTTACGGCGTGCCCAAATCCCAACGCCGCACCGAAGAAATTTTAGAGGCCGTGGGCCTCATGGACAAGGCCGATGCCTATGCCCGTCGCCTGTCGGGGGGCATGCGCCGCCGCCTGTTGGTCGCCAAAGCCCTGGTCCACACGCCGCCCGTACTGGTCTTGGACGAGCCCACCGCCGGGGTCGATGTAGAGCTGCGCCGTCAATTGTGGGACTACGTGCGCCGCTTGAACGAAGACGGCACCACGGTGCTGCTCACCACCCACTATTTGGAAGAAGCCGAAGAACTGTGCGACCGCATCGCCATTATCAATCACGGCCAAGTGATTGCGTGTGACGAGACCAAAAACTTGATGGGCAAGCTCGACAGCAAGTGCGTCAACGTCATGCTGACCGACGATTTAGACGACATACCCGACCCCTTGGCCGCATTGGGTGCACAGCTGATCGGCCCGCGCGAATTGCAGTTCACCTATCAACCCAGCCATACCCAGACCTCCGACATCATCTCCGCCGTTCAAGACGCAGGCTTAACGTTCGCCGAGCTCACCACCAAAGAGCCGGAGCTGGAAGACATCTTTGTGCAGCTGACCAGCCAACCGGACCAAGATCGCGCCTAG
- a CDS encoding YkgJ family cysteine cluster protein, translating into MSPSADHPPYVGKLIKDVAQVSETALKDVGSAAELAQICEGIYGFAADILGAIIAQDPPPKPIDCQAGCWYCCTSPQVLALPVEVLAVAYTLTQGHTPRALTDLFDHHRSNTFVDLTSEGRICPLLQDSACSAYSVRPSPCRGFNAYDHTACKSKKVDGLEAKIVGYAPQGLIYQAAMTGLALGCDNIGLDNELVDLPSALLVAHGDLEGCTERWLTGKRVFAPPSS; encoded by the coding sequence ATGTCCCCTTCCGCCGATCATCCGCCCTATGTGGGCAAGCTCATCAAGGACGTCGCTCAGGTCTCTGAGACGGCCCTAAAGGACGTCGGCAGCGCCGCAGAGCTTGCTCAGATCTGTGAAGGTATTTACGGATTTGCCGCGGATATATTAGGCGCCATCATCGCCCAAGACCCTCCGCCGAAACCCATCGATTGCCAGGCGGGCTGTTGGTATTGCTGCACCTCCCCACAAGTCTTAGCCCTGCCCGTTGAAGTCTTGGCCGTGGCTTATACTTTAACACAAGGCCACACCCCCCGTGCGCTCACCGATCTGTTTGACCACCACCGCTCAAACACATTTGTCGACCTCACGTCCGAAGGACGCATTTGCCCTTTGTTGCAAGACAGCGCGTGCAGTGCCTACAGCGTACGCCCATCCCCATGCCGTGGCTTTAACGCTTATGATCACACCGCGTGCAAGTCGAAAAAGGTGGATGGCCTTGAGGCTAAAATCGTCGGTTATGCCCCCCAAGGTTTGATCTATCAAGCCGCCATGACTGGGCTGGCTTTGGGGTGCGACAACATCGGTCTCGATAATGAACTGGTTGACCTGCCATCTGCACTGTTGGTTGCACATGGCGATCTTGAGGGGTGCACAGAACGTTGGTTAACAGGTAAAAGAGTATTCGCGCCGCCATCTTCTTAA
- a CDS encoding TAXI family TRAP transporter solute-binding subunit: MNKDSLRIGFLSLVILLAGFVFAYQFVEPAPPKTITIASGGPTGAYNAFANRYAESLAAQGITLNVLETAGSIENIELLNSGKADVAFVQGGTGDAEASPNLVSLGALYYEPLWLFVNKKHKVKRLSDLKNLRVAAGAEGSGTWAVVRQLLEINNINTEDKRIRHLSSKEAVGALKDGKVDAAFFVTSPTSGVIQDLIKRKNFRLIDFSRASAYVHQHRYLSALTLYEGVIDLAKNVPAQNVTLLAPAATLAAHKDLHPALQTLLVKTASSIHTDGGIFEEPGAFPSTNFLDFPLSSDAKRYIENGPSFLERYLPFWAAVLVDRLKVMIIPLITLMIPLGKILPPAYRWRIRSRIYRWYKDLIRIEREVLAAESIIEKTQMMEQLDTMRNEVRELAVPLSYTDEVYNLRLHIDQVIRDLEEQR, translated from the coding sequence ATGAACAAAGACAGTTTGCGCATCGGGTTTTTATCTCTGGTCATTTTGTTGGCCGGTTTTGTTTTCGCTTATCAATTTGTCGAGCCCGCACCGCCGAAAACCATCACCATTGCGTCCGGTGGGCCAACAGGGGCTTACAACGCTTTTGCCAACCGCTACGCCGAAAGCTTGGCTGCGCAGGGCATTACACTCAATGTTTTGGAAACCGCAGGCTCCATCGAAAATATTGAGCTGCTCAATTCCGGCAAAGCCGATGTGGCGTTTGTGCAAGGCGGAACGGGAGACGCCGAAGCGTCGCCCAACTTGGTGTCTTTGGGCGCGCTGTATTATGAGCCGCTGTGGCTGTTTGTGAACAAGAAGCACAAGGTTAAACGCCTCAGCGATCTCAAAAATTTGCGCGTTGCCGCCGGGGCTGAAGGCAGCGGCACCTGGGCCGTGGTGCGCCAGTTGTTGGAGATCAACAACATTAATACAGAAGACAAACGCATCCGCCACTTAAGCTCGAAAGAAGCCGTCGGCGCACTGAAGGATGGCAAAGTGGATGCGGCGTTTTTTGTCACCTCACCGACGTCCGGCGTCATTCAAGACCTGATCAAACGCAAAAACTTCCGCCTGATTGATTTTTCCCGCGCGAGCGCCTATGTGCACCAACACCGATATTTATCTGCGCTCACCCTTTATGAAGGTGTGATTGATTTGGCTAAAAATGTGCCCGCGCAAAACGTCACGCTTCTGGCCCCGGCGGCGACCTTGGCTGCGCACAAAGACCTACATCCAGCACTTCAGACCTTATTGGTCAAAACGGCATCGTCCATTCATACCGATGGTGGCATCTTTGAAGAACCAGGCGCGTTCCCCTCGACCAACTTCTTGGATTTTCCCTTAAGCAGTGATGCCAAACGCTATATCGAAAACGGACCGTCGTTTTTAGAACGTTACTTGCCGTTTTGGGCGGCCGTTTTGGTGGACCGTTTAAAGGTCATGATCATCCCCTTGATCACGCTGATGATCCCGCTGGGCAAAATCTTGCCGCCAGCCTATCGCTGGCGCATCCGTTCGCGCATCTATCGCTGGTACAAAGACCTGATCCGCATCGAACGCGAAGTCTTGGCCGCCGAAAGCATCATCGAAAAAACCCAGATGATGGAACAGCTCGACACCATGCGCAATGAAGTGCGCGAACTGGCCGTGCCTTTGTCCTATACCGACGAAGTCTACAATCTGCGTCTGCACATCGACCAAGTCATCCGCGATTTGGAAGAGCAGCGCTGA